A segment of the Burkholderia sp. PAMC 26561 genome:
AGGAATCCACATGCTGACGTTATCCGATCCCACGATATTGTAGTAGGGCTGGTCCTGATGCCAGGGCGTCCGCTGCCGCGTGTTCGGTTCTTTAACAAGCACGTGATCATGGTAGAGCCGCACTGTCTTCCCACCGATCAACGCCGCCGCGGCGGTCGGCGCTGGTGACTCGAAAATGAACTGCCTATATGCCGCGTTTTCCTGCCAGTTGCAAAAGTCTTCAAAAAACCAGCCGGGGTCATCGGGGCGGCTCGCAGTCTTCGCGCGAATACTGGGTTGCGCAATGTTGTGATCGATGCCGGAACGAAGCCGAGCGATCTCGTCCGCATTGAACAGACCCCGGATGCATACCGCGCCATTCTGGCGAAACTCTCGAACCGTGTTCGGCGTGACCGCTTTCGCCACGCGCGCTTCAAAGTCTGACGTCATCTCCGGCTCCCTCAGTCGCCATAAATATTGAAATCGAAGTACTTGTGGGCAAGCCGATTGTAAGTGCCATCATGTCGTATCGCGGCAATGCCGGTGTTCAGTTTCGCAGCCAGGGCGGTGTTGTCCTTGCGTACACCAATGGCCACACCGTCGCCCGCGACTCGCTTGTCTTTGACTTCTTCTCCTGCAAACGAATAACCCTTGCCACGCGGGGTCTTGAGGAAGCCGATGTCCGCTTGCACTGCAGACTGGAAGGCTCCATCCAGGCGACCCGTGGTCAGGTCCTGATAAATCGCATCCTGCGTAGGATATGAAATGACCGTCACGCCTTGCGGAGCCCACTCCGCCTTGGCGAAGGTCTCCTGCATCGAACCCTGGTCCACGCCGATTCGCTTGCCTTTTAGCGACGCGGCTTCAGGCACGAGCGTTGAGCCTGTTGCCGCTACCAGACGGGAAGGGCCGTTATAGATCTTGTCGGTGAAATCGATCTGCTGTTTGCGTACCGCCGTGGCGGACATGGCTGACAAGATGGCATCGAACTTCCGCGCTTGCAAAGCCGGGATCATGGCGTCGAAGCTCTGTTCGACCCAGACGCATCTGGCATGCAGGTTCGCGCAAATCGCATTGCCCAGGTCGATGTCGAACCCGACGAGCGTCCCGTCCGGCGCCTTCGATTCAAACGGCGGATAAGTCGGATCGACCCCGAAGCGGATCACTTTCGAATCCTGCGCGTGGGCAGCGAGAGGCAGTATCGCGAGAAGCAGCAGATTCAGTAAGCTATAGCGTTTCATGGTGCGATTCCTGGGTGAGTGGATCGGTCCGGCGCGTCTTTATCCGGGGGCGTTGAAGCGAGGGAACTCATCGCGCGAGCGAAGACCTGCTGTGCGCGCAATGCCGTCAACTCGCGCCAGTGAGTATCGGCGGGGAAGAAATGTTCCAGCAGTGCGGCCTTGATGCGACGGCCCGTTGCATCGAAGGGATCGCCGAACAGGTGCAGCCAGTGGTCGTCACGCAATAATCGATGCGAGCGCGCAGGGTCGTATGTGCCGCATTCGATAACGAATTGCATCAGGTCCACGTCACTGAGCTGGTCGAGCATGGCTTGCAATGTATAGCCCGTTGCTGTGGCAGCAATGCCGGTGTCAGTGGTGGATGATGGACTCGTGACAATGGTATGCAGCCACGGACCGTAGAGTGCCTGCATGCGTGACAGCATCGGGTAAGCCTTTGCAGTGATCGCCATTAGCATGGGATGGCCAAAAGCGCCTGCGCCAGTGTGCAAGTCAAAGCATATTGCCGTCTGCGCGTCGGCAACGTGCTTTTCCATGATCGCGCGCAGGGTGCGGTTGCTCCAGGCCGGCTCGCGGCCACCGAAAAACAGGCCGTCGGCGTGCACGTACTGTCCCGCTTCCACGACGCTCATCACTGCAGCATTGCCATCGCGGGCAATGCACGCCGCCAATGTTGCGTCGGCAATGCTGCGAGCCGGGCCTTCGAGTTCAGGACACAGGTAAATTGGGTGCATCGATTCATAACCGGCGTTAGCCGGGAGGGGGCGGTCGAACGCGACATAATTTCGATTCAGATCGACGTTATCTTCCGTTACGCGCCGCAGCCACGCCGTTCCCCACGGATTCACGAGATGGACGATCACAACGCTCACGCCTTCGGGGACGCCGTGTATTCGAAGGGAATCGAGTAGCGCGATCTGGCAGTCGGAACCATAAAAGCCCTCGACGCCATGGGTCCCCGACAGCACGACCAAGCGGGAGGGCGCTTGCGGATCGCCAAGCACCGCGACATCCGTAACGAGCGTTTCTCCCCGCGGTCCTTTCAACGGATGCAGCCACTCCGTCATGGATGCATTTGCCATGCGGGCAGCGTTTAGAAAGCGCTCGCGCTGGCGATCGAATGAGGGTGCTTCAAGAAAATACGAATTCATTTAGGTATCTTAAATGTAAAAAGATGACTGTTCCGCATTATCGTGTTGCTCTGCGTCGATCAGGCGTTGCACGCCCCGGCGAAATCGTGTTGGTCCCGCGTCGAGCGCGAGGTTGATATTCGGTGTCCGCCGGTTCGCCATCCCGGCATGCACGGCGGCGAGGATCACGCGATCTTCATCGAATGCGTGGCGCACGTCTTCATTGAATTGCTCCGACACGAGCGCGTCGCTCTGGTCGAAATTTCGAGCCTGGAACCAGTAATAGCGCGTGGTCGATTCGTCTACAGGCGTCAAGAAGTTATAGGAGTTCATGAGGAACACATCGGGATGCATGGGTCCGGACTCGCTGCCGCTGCCCGCAGGCGTAAAAACAGCCTTGATCACAGCGTGAGATGGAAAGCGCACTTCGTATTGCTGTTTCCGGTCGCAGCGCCCACTGAACTTGACATAGCGTGCGTAGAAAGGCGCGACCTCCACGTTGCGCATCCAGCGCGACACCGTCACACCTTTTCCGTTTTCCAGGGTGCTGAGCGGTTCGCCCTCGCACGCTGCATTGCCAAACGACGATGGATGCACCCATGCGACATGCGACGGATCGAGAAGGTTGTCAGTGACATACAGGTAGTGGCAATCGACAGTCATTGCGTCGCCCTGATTGATGCCCCACGCGGGGTCACCCCATTCCGGCACCTCGATAATGGCGGCTGGATCCGCATGTTCCGGCGGTCCCATCCATAGCCACACCAAACCATAGCGCTCGTGCGCCGGATAGCTTTGTACCCGTGCACCAGGCGGAATGCGCGCGTTGCCAGGCGCGCGAACGCACGTGCCCGCGCCATCGAATGTCAGTCCGTGATATCCGCATTCAACGTGTTCGCCTTTCAGGCGCCCCATTGATAACGGCAACTTGCGATGCGGACAGGCGTCTTCCAGTGCGGCTACGGACCCGTCGAGCTGGCGGTACAGCACGACCGCCTCGCCCAGCAGCCGCGTTGCGTGGAGCCCGGGCGGCGCGTGTCAAGGTACTTGTCGCCTCAGTCATGCAGCCAAAGGCTGTTTAAGTGTGGCGTGCGAGGCCATCGTGACGACTGACTCGCGCTCCGGATTGAGCGTGACGGCACCGATGGGCGTCCAGTCTCGCATGCAGCCTGACCAGCGGGCCGGGTTACGTTCCCGCGCCTGGACATACACCTCGTGACGAGCGGCGAGGATCGCGTGATCGTCTCCGTCATGGCGCTGCGCCGGGCTGACGTAGCGGATGCTGCTGTGACGGTGGTCGAAGTTGTACCAATGCACGAAGTCGCTCGCCCAGTTGCGTGCAGCATTGAGCTCGGCGAAGCCCGTGGCGGGGAACTCCGGGCGGTACTTGGCCGTGCGGAACAGCGCCTCGGCATAGGCGTTGTCGTCACTGACGCGTGGGCGTGAGTACGATGGCTTCACGCCAAGCCAGTGGAGCATGGCCAGCACGGTCGTGGCCTTGAGCGTGGAGCCGTTGTCTCCATGCAGCACCGGCTTGTCCGCCAGAGTAACGATGCCCTCGGCCAGCGCCGTGCGCCGCACCAGATGGGCAGCGTGACTGGCATCGTCGCGCTCGTGCACCTCCCATCCGACGATCTTGCGGCTGTACAGGTCCAGGATCAGGTACAGGTAAAACCATTGACCGACGACCTCGGCGGGCAAGTACGTCATATCCCAGCACCAGACTTCCCGTGGTGCGCAAGCGATGTGCGTGGTCGGCGGCCGGCCAGCCTTTGGCGCTTTGGCCCGGCCGCGGTGTGCGGTCTGCCCGTGCTCGCGCAGCACGCGGGCGAAGGTGGATTCGCTGGCGATGTAGACGCCCTCGTCGGCCAGCATTGGCACGATGCGCGCAGGAGGCATATCGGCGAAGCGCGCCTCGTTGGCCACGCGAAGCACTTCAGCACGCTCGACGGCGCTCAGCGCATGGGCGGGTTGCGGGCGTACCGAATTGGGCCTGCCATCGCCCGTGACGAGGCCCTCGCAGGCATTCCAGCGCTGCAGGGTGCGCACATCGATGCCGGCCGTCTCGCAGGCCAGACGCAGCCGTGCGCCGGCCTTGTGCGCGGTATGGATGTCATGGGCCAAGGACTGGCGATCTTCGAGGCCGATCATTCGTCCTCGCCCGTGCGGAAGATCGCCGCGACTTTTTTTGATAGCACCAGCAGGGCCGCCGTCTCAGCCAACGCACGGTCCTTGCGCAGCAGCTCGCGCTCGAGTTCCTTGATGCGCCGCCGGTCCTGCTGGGTTTGCTGTGGGCTGGCACGCGCCTCTTCGGGCTTAGCCAATGCTTGCGTGGCGCTTTGCCGCCAGGTGGCCAGCTCCTGTGGATACACGCCGTTGGCGCGGCACCACGCGCTCTTGCCAGCCTCGTCCATCGCAGCGGTCGTCAGCACGGCATCGAATCGGGCCGCCGCTGTCCAGGCCCGCTCGCGAGCGGGCCTGGACAGCGCATCACTGCGCCAGCGCTCCAGCGTCGCCACTCCCACGCCAACCTCACGTGCAACGTCTTCCAACGCCGCGCTCTCCGGCGGCAGCAACCGCGCAACCGCTCTGTCCTTGAATGCTTGTCCGTATTTTGCCAATTCGTTTTCTCATCATCGCCCCCGGTTCATCGATTCTATCGGGGCGACAAGTATTCTGACGCGGGGGCGGGTCCGACTTCGTCGCTGCGGGCAGCGACATACCATGCGTTTCTGACGAACATGAATGCATTCCTTGGCTTTCACCGGTTTCTATCCGGTCAATGTCCAAAGCTTAGGAAGTCAATATTCAAAAGAATAGAGGGTTGATTTTGCGAGTTCGTTTAGAATTTCTAAAATGACACAGCCGGAGAACTCTGATGGATACGTTGCCGCCTCTGCGCGCACTGCAAGTGTTCGATACGCTGGGGCGTTGCCAGGGCGTGATCGAAACCGCTCGACGACTGGGTGTTTCTCCGGGCGCAGTCAGCCAGCAGATCAAGCAATTGGAGGACTCGGTCGGCATGCGTTTGCTGGCGAAAGAAGGCAAGCGGTTGAGATTGACCGAAGCCGGGCGAATTTATCACGCCAGTTGCGCGCAGGCGTTCGAAAGTCTGCGGCTGGCGCGTGCGGAACTGGAGCGGGGCAAACTGAAGCGTAGCCTGAGCATCAGCGCGTTGCCGTCGGTCTTGTCGAAGTGGCTTGCGCCACGCATCTATTCCTGGCAGCGGGAGCATCCCGAGATCGACATCTTTCTCGATGGCACACATTCTGAACCGTCGCCCGATGGCCATCACATCGATTTCCGCATTACCTATGGCGAAAGCCTCGATCAATCCGGAACGCGCGCTGAACTGTTCCGCGACAAGGTCGTGCCTGCGTGCAGTCCCACTTTGATTGACGGGAAGGTGCTGGCTCACCCTGGCGACATACTCAATCATCCGTTGTTGTCGATTGACTGGCTGCCCAAATTTTCGTCGCCACCGTCATGGCGGGACTGGTGTGCGGTAAATGACGTGGACGACGATGGCGCTCGCGCCACCCGGCTGGTCTTTTCACTGTCGAGCCTGGCAATACAAGCGGCCATTGATGGCGAAGGGTTCGTACTCGCGCAGACGTCCATGATTGCCGCCGATGTTGCGGCTGGCCGGCTTGTCGTTCCCTTTCCCTCCGGTGTGGCGCTTTTGTCGCCGTACTTCGTCACGTGGCAGGCTAGTGCGTTCGATCACTCGCACTGCCGTGCGTTTCATCGATGGATTCTGACGCAGGGAAGGGAGCAACAGTCGGTCAACGACACGCTTGCCGGTTAAACGGTTCGCACGTCAGGCCGCTCATGTGGGTGGGTTGAACACGTTCTGGGAAATCCAAACCTGTGTCTCCGGAAACGACGACGCGTCGAGTTCTAAAATGCGATTTTACATAAGATAAATTATCCACTTTTTCGCATGTAGCAGCTAAGTTGTAATGTCCGCTTCTAGCCAGATTCAAATGTCCGCTTCTCGGCGGCTTAAGCTTAGCCGGCGTCGATTCCCACGGCGCCGGAGGCTACGATGGCGGCGACGGACAGAATCACCATGACGATGCGCGAGTTGGACCGGTTTAAAGTGATTCAGTCGGTGGTCGACGGGCAGCTCAAGCCGTGGCGAGCCGCCGAGCGATTATTGTTGACGACGCGCCAAGTTCGACGCTTGGCGGCACGTCTGCGCGAACAAGGACCGCCGGGGTTGAACTTGAACGGCGTCGTTCCTGATAACGCACGGTTGGACGCGCAAAACCTGCCGAAAATCCGCATGCCGAACCGAAACGGCTTCGTGTCGAATCTGCAGCCCACAGTACGTTGAATGCCCTTGCCTGCTCGCGCTGACGATCCACGTTGCTAAGCGTTTGGATTCGCGACCGGCCGTTTTTAGTATTGTTCTGCAGCCGACTGCGTGCACCGGCACTTCGCGTGTCTTTAAATCGCCTGGCTTCAGCTAAGGTGTAGGCGCTCAGCGGGGTCGTCGCTTCTGAATATCATGAGCGTTACTGTGGACACTGCGAGCGCGAATGACGGCCGTCAACGTCGGAGCCGCGCGATATAAACCATCGCACTTGCTCGCTCCTTCAGTTCCAGGGTATCGAAGGACTGAAAGACCGGCTGCGCGGTAGTCGAGCGATGCTTGGTTGAAGCAGGTAACAAAGTACTTCCAAATTCCAATGTACGGAAGCATACGGTAATCCTGTCGGAAGCTTAATAAGATATTGAAAGTGCACCGTGCGACCCCAGTTGCTGCGCGGCGGACGCCCGCGACCATTACCGAATACAACCGGTGCCTATGGCCGCCGTTTTTCATCCCTTAAAACTAGCATTGGTGATAATAAAAATGTGGATGCGGAGATATTCAGTAAAGGGCCCGGACTTTACCGGGGTCGTGAGCATGGGCTTGGTTCTTAACTTATTCCTGATGCGTCCAACGGCGCTTGGTGAAACATATACGTCTCTGGGCATGGTATTGGCCGTTCCGCTCGTGTACCTTCATATATGGCACAACACAAAACGAACTCGTTATTCGAATGCCGTGATTCGGTGGGACATTGCCTCGCTGCTGAGCTTGCTATGTGTGTATTGGCTGTATATTTGCCCCATCTCGATAGTCTTCGAAATGTCGCAACTCGACTGGGTATTAAAAGAGTTCGTCACCACTCTCATGATCGCGCTTGTCTATGGCATGTTCCTCATCGATGTGGAAGCCAACCGCAGATTTTTTAGGACTTTGTGTACGGTTATTTCTGTGCTCGGTCTATCCAGCGTCATTACCGTCGTACTGGCGGCAATACTCGGGAGCAAGGATGCGTTGTTTCTTTTCTCGTTGAACGTGAAAGGATATACCGAGATCACTCTGCACCAGGAGACATCGACAGGTGCTATCTATTTTCCCTTTTCAATGCTCTACGGTGATTACGTATCAGGAACCGTCAAGCTCGACCGTTATTGTGCCTTCTTCCGCGAAGCGGGCATCTATCAGGCAGTTGCATGTTTTTGCCTTGCATATGAAGCGTTCACGCGACGATCCAGACTTGTGATGTTTGGACTTGTTGGCGGGACGATTTGTGCGTTTTCGTCTCTAGGAATCGCTCTGCTTGCAATGAGCATTGGAACCATCTTTTTATTCTCGGGTTCGCGAGTCGCGTCATGGCGTGTAGTAATCACGGCGGTCATGATTGGGCTAGTGTATCCGGTGTCGATGTACACGCCTTATATCGGACTGGAAGACAAGGCACTTACGCACGGCGCCTCACTCTCAGACCGCTCGAGTTCAATCGAGCGGGGTCTCCGGGATGTGCGGCGCAATCCACTTGGCAATGGCCTTTATTCGAGCCTTGGCAAGAACGATGGGATCTGCCTGCTCGCGGAGCTGGGAATGATCGGACTGTTTGGTTTCGCGTGCAAGGTCCTGCTACTCTCCGGATTGAGACTAGGCCCTGGTCTGAGCTGGAAGAAAGTCGCGACTTGCGCGCCGTTGTTGATCACGGCGCTGGTATC
Coding sequences within it:
- a CDS encoding ABC transporter substrate-binding protein, which codes for MKRYSLLNLLLLAILPLAAHAQDSKVIRFGVDPTYPPFESKAPDGTLVGFDIDLGNAICANLHARCVWVEQSFDAMIPALQARKFDAILSAMSATAVRKQQIDFTDKIYNGPSRLVAATGSTLVPEAASLKGKRIGVDQGSMQETFAKAEWAPQGVTVISYPTQDAIYQDLTTGRLDGAFQSAVQADIGFLKTPRGKGYSFAGEEVKDKRVAGDGVAIGVRKDNTALAAKLNTGIAAIRHDGTYNRLAHKYFDFNIYGD
- a CDS encoding DUF2817 domain-containing protein; protein product: MNSYFLEAPSFDRQRERFLNAARMANASMTEWLHPLKGPRGETLVTDVAVLGDPQAPSRLVVLSGTHGVEGFYGSDCQIALLDSLRIHGVPEGVSVVIVHLVNPWGTAWLRRVTEDNVDLNRNYVAFDRPLPANAGYESMHPIYLCPELEGPARSIADATLAACIARDGNAAVMSVVEAGQYVHADGLFFGGREPAWSNRTLRAIMEKHVADAQTAICFDLHTGAGAFGHPMLMAITAKAYPMLSRMQALYGPWLHTIVTSPSSTTDTGIAATATGYTLQAMLDQLSDVDLMQFVIECGTYDPARSHRLLRDDHWLHLFGDPFDATGRRIKAALLEHFFPADTHWRELTALRAQQVFARAMSSLASTPPDKDAPDRSTHPGIAP
- a CDS encoding aromatic ring-hydroxylating dioxygenase subunit alpha; this translates as MLYRQLDGSVAALEDACPHRKLPLSMGRLKGEHVECGYHGLTFDGAGTCVRAPGNARIPPGARVQSYPAHERYGLVWLWMGPPEHADPAAIIEVPEWGDPAWGINQGDAMTVDCHYLYVTDNLLDPSHVAWVHPSSFGNAACEGEPLSTLENGKGVTVSRWMRNVEVAPFYARYVKFSGRCDRKQQYEVRFPSHAVIKAVFTPAGSGSESGPMHPDVFLMNSYNFLTPVDESTTRYYWFQARNFDQSDALVSEQFNEDVRHAFDEDRVILAAVHAGMANRRTPNINLALDAGPTRFRRGVQRLIDAEQHDNAEQSSFYI
- a CDS encoding IS3 family transposase (programmed frameshift); amino-acid sequence: MAKYGQAFKDRAVARLLPPESAALEDVAREVGVGVATLERWRSDALSRPARERAWTAAARFDAVLTTAAMDEAGKSAWCRANGVYPQELATWRQSATQALAKPEEARASPQQTQQDRRRIKELERELLRKDRALAETAALLVLSKKGRGDLPHGRGRMIGLEDRQSLAHDIHTAHKAGARLRLACETAGIDVRTLQRWNACEGLVTGDGRPNSVRPQPAHALSAVERAEVLRVANEARFADMPPARIVPMLADEGVYIASESTFARVLREHGQTAHRGRAKAPKAGRPPTTHIACAPREVWCWDMTYLPAEVVGQWFYLYLILDLYSRKIVGWEVHERDDASHAAHLVRRTALAEGIVTLADKPVLHGDNGSTLKATTVLAMLHWLGVKPSYSRPRVSDDNAYAEALFRTAKYRPEFPATGFAELNAARNWASDFVHWYNFDHRHSSIRYVSPAQRHDGDDHAILAARHEVYVQARERNPARWSGCMRDWTPIGAVTLNPERESVVTMASHATLKQPLAA
- a CDS encoding LysR substrate-binding domain-containing protein, with the protein product MDTLPPLRALQVFDTLGRCQGVIETARRLGVSPGAVSQQIKQLEDSVGMRLLAKEGKRLRLTEAGRIYHASCAQAFESLRLARAELERGKLKRSLSISALPSVLSKWLAPRIYSWQREHPEIDIFLDGTHSEPSPDGHHIDFRITYGESLDQSGTRAELFRDKVVPACSPTLIDGKVLAHPGDILNHPLLSIDWLPKFSSPPSWRDWCAVNDVDDDGARATRLVFSLSSLAIQAAIDGEGFVLAQTSMIAADVAAGRLVVPFPSGVALLSPYFVTWQASAFDHSHCRAFHRWILTQGREQQSVNDTLAG